In Deinococcus sp. QL22, the following are encoded in one genomic region:
- a CDS encoding DUF11 domain-containing protein, with amino-acid sequence MTLANGQSVTRTVVLKVRGTAGNSVNTASFTSTKADLVGGNNTSAVTTSVQPTNGPDVMVQKTGTPLIRGQNGTFTLLPRNIGLQATTGTITLTDPLDANLTFVSGTGIGWTCGAAGQNVTCTSTTAIAAGASGNPITLTVLTGQSAGATVANSASISGGGDSANTNNSSSVTVPVSSLTDIQLTKTPTGTAVTAGTNIVYTLTAFTAGPSNAAGVTISDPLPSNVTYVSTTGGGVYDASTRTVTWTVGAVNVGTPVSRTVTVTPPLNGSVVNTGNVTTSTTESNSANNASTSTLTVTPRANLEIIKTGAANYGPLANLTYMLRVANFGPSTAESLTVTDTLPTNSTYVSNTGGGVYNALNGTVTWTAPGLDVTGPNSNLTYTVTVLTPATGTLLNTAAVSSVGSDAIPGNNSSTASTTIIPLADLQVSKTGPATVLPNGDMTYTISVLNAGPSPATSVTVTDLLPSGITVQNTGGGTQTGSSIVWTLPLLASGAAQNYTVVVRAPNTAVTLVNGSRASSPVSDPNSANNDGTNSDSQVSTTVNGSADVRITKTAPAVVRGGAAFSYTITVTNAGPADADGAALQDAAIPEFTASAILCTSSGNATCPAGLTAGTLQSGTTIPTFPALGKLIITLSGTAASGGQLVNTATATAPSTRTDPDPLTNSAVATTDTVNLSLSKSVQNLTAGGSISTTSTGKPGDTLEYCVTYTNSGSAPLPNLTLADILPSTTEIRVIAAYVPGSNIRFTRTPARTPTPDDLHPTNAADTDDGTLGTGLTFKVGTAASGETGTVCFRATVK; translated from the coding sequence GTGACGCTTGCCAACGGACAAAGTGTGACCCGTACCGTGGTGTTGAAGGTACGCGGCACGGCAGGCAACAGTGTGAATACGGCCAGCTTCACCAGCACCAAGGCCGATTTGGTGGGGGGAAACAATACCAGCGCCGTGACCACCAGCGTGCAGCCCACCAACGGCCCAGATGTGATGGTGCAAAAAACGGGCACACCCCTGATTCGTGGGCAGAACGGCACATTTACTCTGCTGCCGCGCAATATTGGGTTGCAGGCCACCACAGGCACGATCACCCTGACAGACCCACTGGACGCCAACCTGACTTTTGTGAGTGGCACAGGTATCGGCTGGACTTGCGGTGCTGCCGGACAGAACGTGACTTGCACCAGCACGACTGCTATCGCGGCGGGGGCAAGTGGCAACCCGATTACGCTGACCGTGCTGACGGGGCAAAGTGCCGGAGCCACAGTGGCCAACTCGGCCTCCATCTCGGGCGGCGGAGATTCGGCCAACACCAACAACAGCAGTAGCGTCACCGTACCTGTGAGCAGCCTGACCGACATACAACTGACCAAAACCCCGACTGGCACGGCAGTCACAGCGGGTACGAACATCGTGTATACCCTGACGGCCTTTACTGCTGGCCCCAGCAACGCGGCGGGCGTCACCATCAGCGACCCGCTGCCCAGCAACGTGACCTACGTCAGTACTACCGGGGGCGGCGTGTACGACGCCAGCACCCGCACCGTGACCTGGACTGTGGGGGCAGTAAATGTAGGAACGCCGGTCAGCCGCACCGTCACGGTCACTCCGCCCCTCAACGGCAGCGTCGTGAATACAGGCAATGTGACCACCAGCACCACCGAAAGCAATTCAGCCAACAATGCATCCACCTCTACCCTGACTGTCACCCCCCGCGCCAATCTGGAAATCATCAAAACGGGCGCGGCCAATTACGGCCCGCTTGCCAATCTGACGTATATGCTGCGGGTCGCCAATTTTGGCCCCAGCACCGCCGAAAGTCTGACCGTCACCGATACGCTGCCCACCAACAGCACCTATGTCAGCAACACCGGGGGCGGCGTGTACAACGCACTCAACGGCACCGTGACCTGGACGGCTCCGGGCCTGGACGTAACGGGGCCAAACAGCAACCTGACCTACACCGTGACCGTGCTGACGCCTGCCACAGGCACCCTCCTCAACACGGCCGCCGTCAGTAGTGTGGGCAGCGATGCTATACCGGGCAACAATTCCAGTACCGCCAGTACCACCATCATTCCGCTGGCCGACCTGCAAGTCAGCAAAACTGGGCCTGCAACGGTACTGCCGAACGGCGACATGACCTACACCATCAGCGTGCTGAATGCGGGGCCGAGTCCCGCCACTTCTGTGACGGTCACCGACCTGTTGCCCAGCGGCATCACCGTGCAAAATACAGGCGGCGGCACGCAAACGGGGAGTAGCATCGTGTGGACTTTGCCCCTGCTTGCCAGTGGCGCGGCCCAAAACTACACGGTAGTCGTCCGTGCGCCCAATACGGCAGTCACTCTGGTCAACGGCTCCCGCGCCAGCAGCCCTGTATCTGATCCCAACAGCGCCAACAACGACGGCACCAACTCCGACTCGCAGGTCAGCACCACTGTCAACGGAAGCGCCGACGTGCGAATCACCAAAACTGCCCCTGCGGTAGTGCGCGGCGGCGCGGCGTTCAGTTACACCATCACCGTGACCAATGCTGGCCCAGCCGATGCCGACGGCGCAGCCCTGCAAGACGCTGCCATTCCTGAATTTACGGCCAGCGCCATCCTCTGCACGTCCAGCGGCAACGCCACCTGTCCGGCGGGCCTGACTGCCGGCACGTTGCAGTCAGGCACCACCATTCCGACTTTTCCGGCGCTAGGAAAACTGATCATCACACTCAGCGGCACGGCAGCCAGCGGCGGCCAACTCGTGAATACCGCCACAGCCACAGCCCCCAGCACGCGCACCGATCCTGATCCCCTGACCAACTCTGCCGTCGCCACCACCGACACCGTGAACCTGAGCCTTAGCAAGAGCGTGCAGAACCTGACGGCGGGCGGCAGCATAAGCACCACCAGCACGGGCAAACCGGGCGATACGCTGGAATACTGCGTCACTTACACCAACTCCGGCAGCGCCCCTTTGCCCAACCTGACCCTTGCCGATATTCTGCCCAGTACCACCGAAATCCGGGTCATCGCCGCCTATGTTCCGGGCAGCAACAT
- a CDS encoding DUF11 domain-containing protein produces MTLFSPVVRRFCSVFLCTVLALCSLLLASPAAHAEGSKELNSSGGGRVFLEWNPTASLGVDLARRTRILVYAQAGETINLGSSVSNSSDSKDIVYSSPSGAQAGVCDVLAGGYGLINTTAKELAGPLPNVGGYTPCVVTATETGVYLIEFHGATGSNPTPQPATAEITAAVPGNTITTWDVTVKNGAVAFAGRVFTPYLSVNMGNSGQSLSSNVYVQTRDGYQYRVDFNGVDPYGFILVANRSGFTLNGKPTFQSLQLADNGATIPAGYKVGNENVTDLNSFHKIFFNPPNPSLPTTAAAPGGSIWLHPPTALPADINNVTFTGQDGTPGQFAPGTGGTFSYNALGAGTVLFALDLNNDGIYGNAKDRVLFGTAEIGTNTLTWDGKDAQGVAASTAATIRVRAELAAGDVHFPYIDGETNLNGLIIERLTFSDANKYTVYWDDTSLSPAVSGSIPLGTQGTSSVGGAHRYPGNYGDNRGIDTWALYPSGRPLFQNLATPGLADVSITKTHSPAVLVPGQPVTYTVTVTNASTLARANGVRVTDNVPAAVTGVTWTCTPTGAAVCALASGSGNTIDTILNLPPSSSATFTVSGTLSSTYASGTISNTASAARGNDTTDPNLSNNTATNVAPIDVADIGVVKTGFMAAAPLSDMTYTLVFTNNGPASATVTRRDTFSNSTFVSASDGGTAPGGAVT; encoded by the coding sequence TTGACCCTTTTCTCCCCTGTGGTGCGCCGCTTCTGCTCTGTGTTCCTCTGTACGGTGCTGGCCCTGTGCAGTCTGCTTCTCGCCTCTCCCGCCGCCCACGCCGAGGGCAGCAAAGAACTGAACAGCAGCGGTGGTGGCCGCGTATTTTTGGAATGGAATCCAACCGCATCTCTGGGGGTTGATTTGGCACGGCGCACCCGAATCTTGGTGTATGCCCAAGCAGGCGAAACGATTAATTTGGGATCGAGCGTCAGCAACAGCAGTGACAGCAAAGACATCGTGTACAGCAGTCCATCGGGGGCACAGGCGGGCGTGTGCGATGTCCTGGCTGGCGGATATGGCCTGATCAATACCACAGCCAAAGAACTTGCCGGGCCGCTGCCGAACGTGGGCGGCTACACCCCGTGCGTGGTCACCGCCACAGAAACGGGCGTGTACCTCATCGAATTTCATGGAGCGACTGGCAGCAACCCGACGCCGCAGCCCGCGACTGCCGAGATCACAGCAGCTGTTCCCGGTAACACCATAACCACATGGGACGTGACCGTGAAAAATGGGGCCGTCGCCTTTGCCGGACGGGTCTTTACGCCGTATCTATCGGTCAATATGGGCAACAGCGGCCAATCCCTGAGCAGCAACGTGTATGTACAAACGCGGGACGGCTACCAGTACCGGGTGGATTTCAACGGTGTAGACCCATACGGCTTCATTCTCGTCGCCAACCGCAGCGGGTTCACCCTGAATGGCAAGCCTACTTTTCAATCGTTACAACTGGCCGATAACGGCGCGACCATTCCCGCAGGCTACAAGGTGGGCAATGAAAACGTCACCGACCTCAATTCGTTTCATAAGATTTTTTTCAATCCGCCCAATCCCAGTTTGCCCACCACAGCGGCGGCACCGGGCGGCAGCATTTGGCTTCATCCCCCAACTGCCCTCCCCGCCGATATCAATAATGTGACCTTCACGGGACAGGATGGAACTCCCGGCCAGTTTGCCCCCGGCACAGGCGGCACGTTCTCTTACAATGCCCTCGGCGCGGGCACGGTGCTGTTTGCCCTCGACCTGAACAACGACGGAATTTACGGGAACGCCAAAGACCGGGTGCTGTTTGGCACGGCAGAAATTGGCACGAATACCCTGACTTGGGACGGCAAAGATGCACAGGGTGTGGCCGCTTCCACGGCAGCGACCATTCGCGTGCGGGCCGAACTTGCCGCCGGAGACGTGCATTTCCCGTATATAGACGGCGAAACCAATTTAAACGGCCTGATCATCGAACGCCTGACCTTCTCGGATGCCAACAAATACACTGTGTATTGGGACGATACATCGCTGAGTCCGGCTGTTTCTGGAAGCATACCGCTGGGCACCCAGGGCACCAGCAGCGTGGGCGGGGCACACCGTTACCCCGGCAATTACGGCGACAACCGGGGCATCGACACTTGGGCGCTGTATCCATCCGGGCGGCCCCTGTTTCAAAATTTGGCGACCCCCGGTCTAGCCGATGTGTCTATCACCAAAACCCACAGTCCAGCCGTGCTGGTGCCGGGGCAACCCGTAACCTACACCGTCACCGTTACCAACGCTTCCACGCTGGCGCGGGCCAACGGCGTCAGAGTGACCGACAACGTGCCCGCTGCGGTTACTGGCGTCACTTGGACGTGTACGCCGACAGGAGCCGCCGTCTGCGCTCTGGCGAGTGGCAGCGGCAACACCATCGACACCATCTTGAATTTGCCGCCGAGCAGCAGCGCCACGTTTACTGTTTCAGGCACCCTGAGCAGCACTTACGCCAGTGGCACCATCAGCAACACCGCCAGTGCTGCACGCGGCAACGACACCACCGACCCCAACCTCAGCAACAACACGGCCACCAATGTCGCGCCGATAGATGTGGCCGATATAGGCGTGGTCAAAACGGGTTTTATGGCTGCCGCACCACTCTCAGATATGACCTATACGCTGGTGTTCACCAACAACGGCCCAGCCAGCGCCACTGTTACGCGCCGCGACACCTTCAGCAACTCCACGTTTGTGAGTGCCAGCGACGGCGGAACAGCTCCGGGAGGCGCAGTCACCTAG
- a CDS encoding 3-deoxy-7-phosphoheptulonate synthase, with protein sequence MTPTIPAPELSPQPIIEAGRTENLNVTGFTPLLTPRALKAALPLSAEAERVVLAGRRAAQDILHGRDDRLLVVVGPCSVHDFDEALAYAHKLAALRERVKDRLEVQMRVYVDKPRTTVGWRGYLMDPDMTGTNDINKGLHLTRDLMIRVSELGLPVATELLDPFAPQYLFDAVAWACLGARTTESQTHRVMASAVSAPMGFKNGTGGGLKLAVDAIVAAQNPHAFFTVDDDGQACIVHTRGNPDGHVILRGGRGGPNYAPQFVKEAEALMRAAGLEPAVMVDCSHANSGSDHTRQSLVWRDVLQQRRAGQTAIRGLMIESNINPGKQNIPADLSALKPGVSVTDACIGWAETEALLLEAHA encoded by the coding sequence ATGACACCGACAATCCCTGCCCCAGAACTTTCCCCGCAGCCCATCATCGAAGCGGGCCGTACCGAAAACCTGAACGTCACGGGCTTTACACCCCTCCTGACGCCCCGCGCCCTCAAAGCCGCCTTGCCGCTGAGTGCCGAAGCCGAGCGTGTGGTGCTGGCAGGCCGCCGCGCTGCACAGGATATTTTGCATGGCCGCGATGACCGCTTGCTGGTGGTTGTCGGCCCCTGTTCCGTCCACGATTTTGATGAGGCGCTGGCCTACGCCCACAAATTGGCCGCCCTGCGCGAGCGCGTGAAAGACCGCCTGGAAGTGCAGATGCGCGTGTACGTCGACAAGCCCCGGACGACGGTGGGTTGGCGCGGCTACCTGATGGATCCCGATATGACGGGCACCAACGACATCAATAAAGGGCTGCACCTCACCCGCGACCTGATGATCCGGGTCTCGGAGTTGGGCCTGCCCGTCGCCACCGAACTGCTCGATCCCTTTGCGCCGCAGTACCTCTTTGACGCGGTGGCGTGGGCCTGCCTCGGCGCACGCACCACCGAATCCCAGACGCACCGGGTCATGGCGAGCGCGGTCAGCGCCCCGATGGGATTCAAGAACGGCACGGGCGGCGGCCTGAAATTGGCCGTGGACGCCATCGTGGCCGCGCAGAATCCGCACGCCTTCTTTACCGTGGACGACGACGGGCAGGCCTGTATCGTGCATACGCGGGGCAACCCCGACGGCCACGTGATTTTGCGTGGCGGGCGCGGCGGCCCCAACTACGCGCCGCAATTTGTAAAGGAAGCCGAGGCACTGATGCGGGCCGCAGGGCTGGAACCCGCCGTGATGGTGGACTGTTCTCATGCCAACAGCGGCTCCGATCATACCCGTCAGAGCCTCGTGTGGCGCGACGTCTTGCAGCAGCGCCGCGCTGGACAGACGGCCATTCGCGGCCTGATGATCGAGAGCAACATCAACCCCGGCAAGCAGAATATTCCCGCCGACCTGTCTGCCCTCAAACCCGGCGTCAGCGTCACCGACGCCTGCATCGGCTGGGCCGAAACCGAAGCGCTGTTGCTGGAAGCACACGCCTAA
- a CDS encoding DUF2256 domain-containing protein, whose product MGGGRKPSERASKICVACGLPFSWRKKWERDWEGVKYCSDRCRTAGKSVVGQGTGAGAKA is encoded by the coding sequence ATGGGTGGGGGCCGCAAACCCAGCGAACGGGCTTCTAAAATTTGTGTGGCGTGCGGGCTGCCGTTCAGTTGGCGCAAAAAGTGGGAGCGCGACTGGGAGGGCGTCAAATACTGCTCGGATCGCTGCCGCACGGCGGGGAAAAGTGTTGTTGGGCAAGGCACAGGTGCGGGGGCCAAAGCATGA
- the uvsE gene encoding UV DNA damage repair endonuclease UvsE, whose protein sequence is MSLPPLVSGPAYGLVCMTIGPEVHFRTITLTRYRMLKPEARESTLLNLYADNISRVRAAAAFCAARGIRLYRLSSSLFPMSDLVDDDTGMAVLDHLKPQLLEAGHAFEDAGIRVLMHPEQFIVLNSDRPEVRVSSLRAIEAHAGVMDRMGLARSTWNLLLLHGGKGGRGAELAALIPDLPDGVRLRLALENDEHAYGVEDLWPVCQATGVPLVFDAHHHVVHDKLPDLDHPSVRQWTLAARDTWTPPEWQVVHLSNGIDGPQDRRHSHLISHLPTAYADVPWIEVEAKGKEEAVAALMRGELAELASVVQPAAVPANVEDASAEAVSTQAAAQASATKKPARKRAKKAATTSENAVLEPVN, encoded by the coding sequence ATGAGCCTGCCCCCTCTAGTCTCCGGCCCGGCGTATGGCCTCGTCTGCATGACCATCGGGCCAGAAGTCCACTTCCGTACCATCACCCTCACGCGTTACCGGATGCTGAAGCCGGAAGCACGTGAAAGCACGCTGCTGAATCTGTACGCCGACAACATCTCGCGGGTGCGGGCGGCGGCGGCCTTCTGTGCGGCGCGGGGCATCCGGCTGTACCGCCTGAGTTCCAGCCTGTTCCCGATGTCCGATCTGGTGGACGACGACACGGGCATGGCGGTGCTGGATCACCTGAAACCACAACTGCTGGAAGCAGGCCACGCCTTCGAAGACGCCGGAATTCGCGTGCTGATGCACCCCGAACAGTTTATTGTGTTGAACAGTGACCGCCCCGAAGTGCGGGTATCAAGTTTGCGGGCCATAGAAGCGCACGCGGGCGTGATGGACAGAATGGGACTGGCCCGCAGCACGTGGAATTTGCTGCTGCTACACGGCGGCAAAGGCGGGCGTGGCGCAGAATTGGCCGCCCTGATCCCTGATCTGCCCGATGGCGTGCGGCTGCGTTTGGCCCTGGAGAACGATGAACACGCTTACGGGGTGGAAGACCTCTGGCCGGTCTGTCAGGCGACGGGTGTGCCGCTGGTATTCGATGCCCACCACCACGTTGTTCACGACAAGCTGCCCGACCTCGATCACCCCAGCGTGCGCCAGTGGACGTTGGCCGCCCGCGACACCTGGACGCCCCCCGAATGGCAGGTGGTTCACCTCAGCAACGGCATAGACGGCCCGCAAGACCGCCGCCACAGCCACCTGATTTCGCACCTGCCCACTGCCTATGCCGATGTGCCGTGGATAGAAGTGGAGGCCAAGGGCAAAGAAGAAGCGGTGGCGGCGCTGATGCGGGGGGAATTGGCGGAGTTGGCAAGCGTGGTTCAGCCCGCCGCCGTGCCAGCCAATGTGGAAGATGCGTCTGCCGAAGCTGTATCTACTCAAGCTGCGGCACAGGCCAGCGCCACCAAAAAGCCCGCCAGGAAACGGGCCAAAAAAGCGGCAACGACTTCAGAGAATGCGGTGTTGGAGCCTGTGAACTAG
- a CDS encoding VanZ family protein codes for MTADAHPMRRGLWWALALLIMAVIWLLSASSDTPGPPLRHPLDWVAHFLAYLALAFVLGRATGRWQVAWVIAVWFGAIDEVHQAFVPGREAGIVDWFFDTAGAWLGAGLGVKRRGTGGNDSRDDPEQTPGT; via the coding sequence ATGACCGCCGACGCCCACCCAATGCGGCGCGGTCTGTGGTGGGCACTGGCCCTGCTGATCATGGCCGTGATCTGGCTCCTGAGTGCCAGCAGCGATACGCCGGGGCCGCCGCTGCGCCATCCGCTGGACTGGGTGGCTCATTTTCTGGCGTATCTGGCGCTGGCTTTTGTCTTGGGCCGCGCAACGGGGCGCTGGCAGGTGGCGTGGGTCATCGCCGTGTGGTTCGGCGCAATTGATGAAGTGCATCAGGCTTTTGTGCCGGGCCGGGAAGCCGGAATTGTAGATTGGTTTTTTGATACGGCGGGCGCGTGGCTAGGGGCAGGATTGGGGGTCAAAAGAAGGGGAACTGGCGGGAACGACTCGCGGGATGACCCGGAGCAGACTCCGGGCACCTAG
- a CDS encoding VOC family protein → MSHAPHSLSPSDLTLDHVAIATPDLDEGSLPYLALGLVPEGPDEEVGSQGVRVRAFWAGPTLIELLAPTREDSPIAAFLARRGPGLHHTAYRVADLHAEMARLRGLGARFLQDAPTPGRAGTRVAFLHPRWGAGTLIELVEHPAPPASQ, encoded by the coding sequence ATGTCACACGCGCCCCATTCACTTTCACCTTCTGATCTGACGCTCGATCATGTCGCCATTGCCACGCCTGACCTGGACGAAGGGAGCCTGCCTTACCTCGCGCTGGGGCTCGTGCCAGAAGGCCCGGATGAAGAAGTGGGGTCTCAGGGGGTGAGGGTGCGGGCGTTTTGGGCAGGCCCAACGCTGATAGAACTGCTGGCCCCCACCCGCGAAGACAGCCCTATTGCCGCGTTTCTGGCACGGCGCGGGCCGGGGCTGCATCACACCGCCTACCGCGTGGCCGACCTGCACGCAGAGATGGCGCGGCTGCGGGGCCTCGGCGCACGCTTTTTGCAGGACGCACCCACGCCGGGGCGGGCAGGCACGCGGGTGGCCTTTCTTCATCCCAGATGGGGCGCGGGCACGCTGATAGAACTGGTGGAACATCCCGCGCCGCCTGCAAGCCAATGA
- a CDS encoding GGDEF domain-containing protein: MQILQDRVPSDWFGLLHLTASGAELLHQEASVAAQPYLETIHARFVALEAPAHRHVSTHNINFVEEYSSYEYASPAWLAIGVKRTAWLHLSHPAASQTFVLVMMRFEELGQWTPEERTLLEAAARSIEVVLERTGHVQTLERAALTDALTGLGNRRALDMAVDEATKSGQPYTVAIIDLDGMKCVNDTMGHASGDMLLREFAHQLYAPGITAYRLGGDEYALLHLTAAGDADGVLLRLVARASAHVREAGYPASASMGIAGVPHDAPDATSALRTADQRMYAQKRERQAKREVSAVSF, translated from the coding sequence ATGCAGATTCTTCAGGACCGGGTGCCCTCCGACTGGTTTGGCCTGCTGCACCTGACAGCCAGCGGCGCAGAACTGCTGCATCAGGAGGCGAGTGTGGCAGCACAGCCGTATCTGGAGACCATTCACGCCCGGTTCGTGGCTCTAGAAGCGCCCGCGCACCGGCATGTCAGTACCCATAACATCAATTTTGTAGAGGAGTATTCCAGCTATGAGTACGCCTCTCCCGCCTGGTTGGCCATCGGCGTAAAGCGCACCGCTTGGCTGCATTTATCTCATCCAGCGGCGTCGCAAACCTTCGTGCTGGTCATGATGCGCTTTGAAGAACTGGGCCAATGGACGCCCGAAGAGCGCACGCTGCTGGAGGCCGCCGCCCGCAGTATCGAGGTGGTGCTGGAGCGCACCGGACATGTGCAGACGCTGGAGCGGGCCGCCCTGACCGACGCCCTGACGGGGCTGGGCAACCGCCGCGCCCTCGATATGGCCGTAGACGAAGCCACGAAGTCGGGCCAACCCTATACGGTGGCGATCATTGATCTGGACGGCATGAAATGCGTCAACGACACGATGGGCCATGCCAGCGGAGATATGTTGCTGCGCGAATTTGCCCACCAGTTATATGCGCCCGGAATCACGGCCTACCGCTTGGGCGGCGACGAATACGCGCTGCTGCACCTGACGGCTGCCGGGGACGCAGACGGTGTGTTGCTGAGGCTGGTGGCGCGGGCCTCGGCCCATGTGCGTGAAGCAGGCTATCCGGCCAGCGCCAGTATGGGCATTGCGGGCGTGCCGCACGACGCCCCAGACGCCACTTCTGCCCTCCGAACCGCCGATCAGCGCATGTACGCCCAGAAACGCGAACGCCAAGCCAAACGCGAGGTGTCGGCAGTCAGTTTCTGA
- a CDS encoding GAF domain-containing protein: MSHPISASEQDASGQERLIELARLQILDTPPEAGFDRITALVARVLDVPYAAINFMDATRQWAKTSHGMPRGSIPRGFAPCDWVVEGGQAMIIDDMAEDARFAGTMAAKPPEGHDLHTYAGVPLKTEDGLSLGTLCVLDHQVRHFGARELEVLAALAEVVMDELALRSNTRDLTLARDQAATLRDLAQLMQQPLTPEDTAR; the protein is encoded by the coding sequence GTGTCACATCCCATCTCCGCCTCTGAGCAAGACGCCTCTGGGCAAGAACGGCTGATCGAGCTTGCCCGCCTGCAAATTCTGGACACGCCCCCAGAAGCGGGGTTTGACCGAATTACGGCGCTGGTGGCGCGGGTGTTGGACGTGCCTTATGCGGCAATTAATTTTATGGACGCCACGCGGCAGTGGGCCAAGACCTCGCACGGCATGCCGCGCGGCAGCATCCCACGTGGATTTGCCCCGTGCGACTGGGTGGTCGAGGGCGGTCAGGCCATGATCATTGACGATATGGCCGAAGATGCCCGCTTTGCAGGCACGATGGCGGCCAAGCCCCCCGAAGGCCACGACCTGCACACCTACGCGGGCGTGCCCCTGAAAACAGAAGACGGCCTGAGCCTCGGCACCCTGTGCGTCCTGGATCATCAGGTGCGGCATTTTGGGGCCAGAGAACTGGAAGTCCTGGCGGCGCTGGCCGAAGTGGTGATGGATGAGCTGGCCCTGCGCTCCAACACCCGCGACCTGACCTTGGCCCGCGATCAGGCCGCCACCCTGCGCGACCTTGCCCAGCTGATGCAGCAACCCCTGACCCCCGAAGACACCGCCCGCTAG
- a CDS encoding DUF3197 domain-containing protein: protein MQPTHRSPTDLQVSDPLGVPGAPQETWGAVQAHLADSARAGGRLILVTDRQGDRLNAAYAALIVQDGRAVIAAPAFGPRYGRPGAEALAELVQWAHERNWPVRETVLNSSDFVRVLAEPDAEEVGRLIAASNPSDPGIYTTLPKLKPVDEEDWEDA, encoded by the coding sequence ATGCAGCCCACCCACCGTTCACCCACAGACCTGCAAGTCTCTGACCCGCTGGGCGTGCCCGGTGCGCCGCAGGAAACGTGGGGTGCGGTACAGGCCCACCTTGCAGACTCGGCGCGGGCCGGTGGCCGCCTGATTCTGGTCACAGACCGTCAGGGCGACCGCCTGAACGCGGCATATGCGGCGCTGATCGTTCAGGATGGGAGAGCTGTCATTGCCGCCCCCGCGTTTGGGCCGCGCTATGGCCGCCCCGGTGCAGAAGCCTTGGCCGAATTGGTGCAGTGGGCACACGAGCGCAACTGGCCCGTGCGCGAAACGGTGCTGAATTCGTCCGACTTTGTGCGCGTGCTGGCCGAACCCGACGCCGAAGAGGTGGGCCGCCTGATCGCCGCGAGCAATCCCAGTGACCCCGGCATCTACACCACCTTGCCCAAGCTCAAGCCCGTGGATGAAGAGGACTGGGAAGACGCTTAA
- a CDS encoding S4 domain-containing protein, whose product MKQKLGTLVAQARGGRVVRTPFLDGDEIDRRLLQDDEVRHKIAGGFPDARRVILTIYPAHIPDVDSGITVLRVMPEEAAPVWDLQDLTVQLRKLELNEDQIGDVREDRGAFLIAATGKAAQALAALTELGGRGLDVEDVGESAGKSSRVREVVVPSMRVDVVGAKGFGVSRAYFQQGIEGGKVRLNGQPARSSSDIREGDSLSAEGLGRIDFKRVVNETRRGNYKVELDVHR is encoded by the coding sequence ATGAAGCAGAAACTCGGCACATTGGTCGCGCAGGCGCGGGGCGGGCGCGTGGTTCGCACGCCATTCTTGGACGGCGACGAGATAGACCGTCGCCTGCTGCAAGACGACGAGGTACGCCACAAGATCGCGGGCGGCTTTCCCGATGCCCGGCGCGTGATCCTGACCATCTATCCGGCCCATATTCCAGACGTAGACAGCGGCATCACCGTGCTGCGCGTGATGCCCGAAGAAGCCGCGCCCGTGTGGGACTTGCAAGACCTGACCGTGCAACTGCGCAAGCTGGAACTGAACGAAGATCAGATCGGAGATGTGCGCGAAGACCGGGGCGCGTTCCTGATCGCCGCTACTGGCAAGGCCGCACAAGCCCTGGCCGCCCTGACGGAACTGGGCGGGCGCGGCCTGGACGTAGAAGACGTGGGCGAAAGCGCAGGCAAAAGCAGCCGCGTGCGCGAAGTGGTGGTTCCTTCTATGCGCGTGGATGTGGTGGGAGCCAAAGGCTTTGGTGTCAGCCGCGCCTATTTTCAGCAGGGTATAGAGGGCGGCAAGGTGCGCCTGAACGGTCAGCCCGCCCGCTCCAGCAGCGATATCCGCGAAGGAGACAGCCTGAGCGCCGAGGGCCTGGGCCGCATAGATTTCAAGCGCGTGGTGAACGAAACGCGCCGGGGCAATTACAAGGTGGAGTTGGATGTTCATAGGTGA